GTCCTTGCCCGGGAAGTAGCGATAGACGGCGGGTTTGGTGACTCCGATGGCGGCGGCCACCTCGTCCATGCGGCAGCCGAAGCCCTTTTCGGACACCAGTCTGCGCGCGGCGTCGAGAATCTGCCGGCGGCGCAGGTCGGCGCGCGCGCTGCGGAATTCCGGGACCTCGCTGCCTTGGGCGGCGGTCGTCATGGTTCACAACCCCTGGCTGGCGTTACGCGCCGGTACTCTTGTCAGACTAGCCTTGCTTGGCGGTTAGCGGGAGTCGTGAATCCGGCATTGAAATCCTTTTCTCGAAAGGACCAAGGCCTGCTAGCCTTGGCTTCAATGAGTCAGATCACTGTCCTTTCCACCGGCAAGCGCGAACAGACCAAACAGGCCAACCGCCAGGCCATCCTCGATGCGGCCCGCGAGGTGTTTGCCGAGATGGGCTACGAGACGGCGACGGTGCGCGACATCATCCGCCGCACGGAGCTGTCGGTGGGGGCCTTCTACAACTACTTCCGGTCGCGGGAAGAGGTGTTCGAGGCCCTGGCCGACGACGGCGCCCGGCGCTTCCGGCCGATCCTGCGGGCCTGCTGGGAAGAGGCGCGGGACTTCGAGGGTTATCTGCGCGCCGCCATCCAGGCCTACTACGACTTCGTGGTCGACGAGCATGAGAACTGGGAGGCGCGCCGGCCGGCCGGCGAGCGCCACCCCCACATCACCAACCAGACGCCAGAGATGGAGCGGGTGTTCGAGGAGGTGCGCGACACCTTCGCCGCCGCCATCGAGCGGGGCGGGGCGCCCAGGGTCGACGCCGACTACCTGGCCGCCGCCTGCATCGCCATCGCCCGCGAGGTCGGCGACCGGATGATGGCCCGCCGGCCGATCGACACCCACGCCGCCTGCGACTTCGCGGTCAAGCTGATCCTGGGCGGCATTCCGTCCCTGCCGCGTCTGAATCCGTCCTAGAGGAAGCGAGATGGCCGATCCCGGCGTCCAGAAAGTCATCCTCAAGGCGCTTCTGTCGCTGCCGCCGCCGATCCTGCGCCTGCTGTCTGGCGGCTCGGCCGTCTACCAGGGCGGCCGCACGCTGGATCCCCGCTTCCAGTTCCTCGCCGCCGGCGCGCGCAGCATGCCGGCCATGTCGTCGCTGAGCGCCGTCGAGGCGCGGGCCGCCAGCGCCCAGGGCCTGTCGATGATGGCCGGCAAGCTGGAGGCCGGCGTCAGCGTCGAAAGCCTGACCGTGCCGGGGGCCGAGGGCGACATCCCGGCCCGCGCCTATCGTCCGTCCGATCAGGACGCGGAGGCGCCGCTGCTGGTCTTCGCCCACTTCGGCGGCGGGGTGATCGGCGATCTCGACACCTGCCACGCCTTCTGCGGCATCCTCGCCAAATCCGCCCGCTGCGCCGTGCTGTCGGTCGACTACCGCCTGGCGCCCGAGCACCGGTTCCCGGCCGGCCTCGACGACATGCTGGCCGCCTGGCGCTGGGCGCGGGACAACACCGCCCGGTTCGGGGCGCCCGAGGGCCGGCTGGCCATCGGCGGCGATTCCATGGGCGGCAACTTCGCCGCCATCCTGGCCCAGGAAATGAAGAAGAGCGGCGAGCCGCAGCCGGTGCTGCAGCTGCTGATCTATCCGGCCGTCGACGTGGCGTCCGAGACCCAGTCGATGACCACCTATGCCGACGCCTATCCGCTGTCGCGCGACATCATGACCTGGTTCATGGGCCACTACATGGGCCCCGACGACGACCCGGCCGACCCGCGGCTGTCGCCGATCCGGTCCGGAGATCTGAGCGGCCTGGCCCCGGCCATCGTCATCACCGCCGGCTTCGATCCGCTGGTCGACCAGGGCGAGGCCTATGCCCGTCTCCTGAAAGGCGCGGGCGTGCCGGTGGTCTACCGCTGCTACGACGCCCTGGCCCACGGCTTCACCGCCTTCACCGGCGCCATCCCCGCCGCCGACATCGCCTGCCGGGAGATCGCCGGGCTGGTGCGTCAGGGGCTTGAGGGGCGGATTGCCTGACAAAGCTGTAACATGCTGAATCAAAAGTAATTTTCTGACGAAGGTTTAATCGCTCACGATCGTTTTCATGGTTGAGCGACCGAAGGTATGCGACTAACTCCCGCCGCTCGAAAAACGAAGCGAAGGGGCTACCCATGTTCACCCAGACGTTGCGCGCCGCCCTGATGGGCTCGGCCGTCCTTCTCGTCGCCGCCGGTCCGGCGCCGGCGCCCAGGCAGACCGTGACCGGTCCGACCGCCGTCTACTGGCTGAGCGCCTCGACGGCGACGGGGCCGATGGCCGGCATGAGCATGGGCGGGCCCGGTGGGGCGCCGGCCCGGCCGAGCTTTGGCCAGATGATGCGAGGCGGCTTCGGCGGCGGCGGGCCGGTGAAGACCTTGAAGCTGCAACTGGGCTCCAGCCGCAAGGCGCCCGCGCCGGCCGCCGACCACTTCTGGAGCCCGGCGATGGACATGGGGACCTCGGTCCCGCTGCTGTCGCCGCAGCCGTCTGACCCGACCCCGCGGGGCTACACGGGCCGCACCGACGGGCAGTACGAACAGCCGAAGGGCAAGCTGCTGATCTACTGGGGCTGCGGCGCCCATGCCGCGCCGGGCCAGCCGGTGGTCATCGACTTCGCCAAGGTCGCCCAGAACCCGCAGGCCCTGGCCGGGATGATGACCGGGCTGGACATCACCCCGATGAAGGAGCCGTCGGCCGACCGTTTCGCCACCTATGGCGAATGGCCCAACAGCCGCAACAATGAGCCCGTGCCGGGCGGCGCCTCGCTGGTTGGCGAACACTGGGTAAAGGGAAACTACAGCCCCGATATCAAGCTGACCCTGACCTCCGGGCAGGATTTCCTTGAGCCCATCCGTCTGCGCCAGACGCCCGACGCCGGCGGCGGCGTGGCGCTGACCTGGCAGGCCATCGCCCGCTCGCGCGGCTTCCACGCCACCGTCATCGGGGCGCAGGAGACCCGGCGCGGGGCGGACCCGGTGATGGTCATGTGGACCTCCAGCGCCGCCCAGGTCGGGGCCTTCGCC
The nucleotide sequence above comes from Caulobacter sp. NIBR1757. Encoded proteins:
- a CDS encoding TetR/AcrR family transcriptional regulator, whose translation is MSQITVLSTGKREQTKQANRQAILDAAREVFAEMGYETATVRDIIRRTELSVGAFYNYFRSREEVFEALADDGARRFRPILRACWEEARDFEGYLRAAIQAYYDFVVDEHENWEARRPAGERHPHITNQTPEMERVFEEVRDTFAAAIERGGAPRVDADYLAAACIAIAREVGDRMMARRPIDTHAACDFAVKLILGGIPSLPRLNPS
- a CDS encoding alpha/beta hydrolase; this translates as MADPGVQKVILKALLSLPPPILRLLSGGSAVYQGGRTLDPRFQFLAAGARSMPAMSSLSAVEARAASAQGLSMMAGKLEAGVSVESLTVPGAEGDIPARAYRPSDQDAEAPLLVFAHFGGGVIGDLDTCHAFCGILAKSARCAVLSVDYRLAPEHRFPAGLDDMLAAWRWARDNTARFGAPEGRLAIGGDSMGGNFAAILAQEMKKSGEPQPVLQLLIYPAVDVASETQSMTTYADAYPLSRDIMTWFMGHYMGPDDDPADPRLSPIRSGDLSGLAPAIVITAGFDPLVDQGEAYARLLKGAGVPVVYRCYDALAHGFTAFTGAIPAADIACREIAGLVRQGLEGRIA